GCCGGGCACGTCGTTGATCGCCGTGGTCACGTTGTTGGTGATCTCGGCTTTCATCGGACAGCCGGCAATCGTCAGGTAGATCGTGACGTGGACGCTGTGGTCGTCCGCGATCTCGATGCTTTTGACCATGCCCAGATCGGTGATCGGACGCCGGATGTCGGGGTCCAGCACGGTGCCCAACGCTGCATAGATGGCGTCGTGCAGGGCTGCAGTGTCATCGTGATTCTCGGACATCGCAACCGAGTCTAGGGCAGTGCGGCAGGGCCTTTGCCTGTGAGATACGTCAGGCCGGCGGGACGGCCTGCGGCCCATCCTGCGGTGCACCGGCCGGCGCCGGGGGCGGCGGGGCGCCCGGTACGTCCGGCGGGGCCGGAGCGACCGCGTAGGCCGGCATAGGCGCGGGCGCGACCTGCGGAGCCTCCGGAGGGCCGAAGGGAGCCGGCGGGACGCCGTTGGGCGGTGCGGGCGGGCCTGCCACGGCTTGCGGCTCCAGACAGATCATCCGGCAGGCCGCCGAGGGACGCGGCAGCTGTTGTTGTTGCTGTTGCTCGGGCGAGGTCATCCACGGTGGCAGCCACGGCAGGTTTGCCAGCTGGGTCTCCAAGCTCGGCTGACCCAGGTCGATCAGGGACGATTCGGCCGGGTGATCGAGCCGCGACATCCCGTGCAGGCTGAGTGATTCCGGCCCTAGCCCTTCCGGGTGTTCCAGGTGCTCCAGATGCAGGTCCGCGATCGGCGGTGCCGGGCCCACGATCGGCGGCAGGTCGACGGGAGCCACGCCGGTGGCATAGGCCGCAGCCCAACCCATCACGTTCTCCGCGTAGGCCATCGAGTTGTTGTAGCGCAGGATCGCGGTCAGAACCTGCGACTGTTCGCGCAGGTTCATCCCACCGCTGCACAGGTACCGCGCTGCCGCCAGCGTCGCGTCGTAGACGTTCTGCGGGTCCGCGCGACCGTCGCCGTCGCCGTCGGCGGCATACCGCGACCAGGTCCCGGGCAGGAATTGCATGGGGCCCAGTGCGCGGGCGTAGACCACCCGGCCTGGGGCGCTGCTGGCCACGATGACTTCGTTTCCGGGCAGGGTGCCGTCCAGCGCCGGCCCGTAGATCGGCTGCAGCACGTTGCCGCGCGCGTCGGTGGCCCCGCCGTTGGCGTGCCCGGACTCGATACGCCCGATCCCGGCCAGCAGGTTCCAGCTGATCCCACATTCGGGGTCGGCGACCGCCATCTGCCGCTCGGCGTTTTGGTAGGCCGCCAGCGCCGTCTTGGGGATCCCCAAGGTGCCCGGTGCATAGACGACGGCGGCCGGTGGTGCCGCCGGGGCACCCGCGGCCACGTGCAGATTCGGCTGCGAGCGGGGTACCGCGACGACGGAAGGGCCCGAGGAGCGGCCGGACGTGTGCACCGAAGCCGCCAGCGGGGTGATCGCAGCGTTGCGCAGCGGCAGAGAGGTCGACGGTGAGCGGGGCGTGGCGCCCACGGCGCCGGCGAAGACCAGCGGGGTGATGAACGCCAGGCCGAAGGCAGGTCGCAGGGCCGAACGGGCCGCCCGCCGCACCCTGGCAGCGCGGGACCCGCGCTCCGGTGCGCCGCCCCCTGTTGGCACTCGACCGCCCCTTGTCCGTCTCGGAAAGCCTCGGAAAGCCTGGTGAAACCGCTCGGGCTTCGTGAACTAGGTCACCATACCCAACACATGTCCTGCTGATGACCGTTATCTGGTCTGCGTCGCCTGTCAGGACGGCCGCTGTGGGGACTCCGAGGCAGTGGAGTCGGGCTCGGGCCGCAGGGACTCCAGCAGTTCCCGCACCCGCTCGAGTTCATGGTGCAGGTAGTCGCGAGTGGCGACTTCGCCGACCGCCAGCCGCAGCGACGCCAGTTCCCGGGCCAGGTACTCGGTGTCGGCTTTGGTCTGCGCGGCACGGCGGCGGTCCTCGTCCAAGCTGACCCGGTCACGGTTCTCCTGCCGGTTCTGGGCCAGCAGGATCAGCGGGGCGGCGTAGGCGGCCTGGGTGGAAAAGGCCAGGTTGAGCAGGATGAACGGGTAGGGGTCCCACTTCAGGCTGACCGCGTAGACGTTCAGCAGGATCCAGCCCACCACCAGCACGGTTTGAATGGCCAGGTAGCGCCCGGTGCCGAAGAACCGCGCCACCGATTCGGTGAACCGGCCCAGTGCGTCGGGATCCATGTTCAGGCTGGGCAGCCGTGAGGTGCGGGGCGTGGAGAGCCGCTGTGATGTCGAGCGGTCGGTCACGACGGCCTCCCGGCGAGTTTCGGCCCCAGGTCCGGCTCGGGGGTTTCGCGCCAATCATCGGGCAGCAGGTGGTCCAGCACGTCGTCGACCGTCACCGCCCCCAGCAGGTGATTCTGCTCGTCGAGCACCGGCCCGCAGACCAGGTTGTAGGCGGCGAAGTAGCGGGTCAGCTCCGCCAACGACACCTCCGGGTTCAACGCCGGCAGGTCGGAGTCGACGAACCCGCCGATGAGTTCGGCCGGTGGCACCCGCAGTAGCCGCTGCAGCGCGACGCAGCCCAGGTAGCGGCCGGTCGGGGTGGCGGTGGGGGCGCGGGTCACGAAAACCAGCGACGACAGCGCCGGGGTCAGGTCAGGGTCGCGCACCCGGGCCAGTGCCTCGGCGACCGAGGTGTCCGCGGTCAGTACCACCGGGTTGGTGGTCATCAACCCGCCGGCGGTGTCGGGGGAGTGCTCCAGCAGTCGGCGCACCGGATCGGAGTCGTCGGGGTCCATCCGCGCCAGCAGGGCTTCGGCTTCGGTCGGGTTCATCACGCCCAGCAAGTCGGCGGCGTCGTCGGGGTCCATCTCCTCGAGCACGTCGGCGGCCCGATCGGCGCCCAGCTGGCCCAGCACGACGGCCTGACGTTCCTCGGGCAGCTCCTGCAGGATGTCGGCCAGCCGCGCGTTGTCCAGCGCGTTGATCACCTCGTAGCGGCGTTTGGGCGGCAGCTCGCGGATGGCATCGGCGACCTCGATCGGTCGCCAGCCCTCGAATTGCTGCAGCAGTTGCGCCACGCCCTGCCCGGGCATCGCCAGCGCCGACGGGGTCAGGCCCTGCACGTTGTGCCAGTCCACGATGTGCACGGCGGCGCGCCGGCCCAATCGTCGGGAGTGCCGCACCGCGATCCGGGTCACCAGCCAATCGCGCGTACGGCTCTGTTCGATGGCCAAGTCGGTGATCGCCACATCGACGCCGGCCAGCTCGGGCAGCTCCGGGTCGGTGACCCGGACCTTGGTGTCCAGGACCTGACCGAGCACCAGTGCCTCACCGGGCCGCTGATTGAACTTGCGTAGGGAGACCGTTCCGGTGTTGAGGGTGACGGCGTTGGGCTCGATCGATGCGACCCGCAGAATTGGCACGAAGATGCGTCTGCGGGTGGGCAGTTCGACCACGAGTCCCAGGACACGCGGCTGCTGACGCACGATGCTGAGACTGACGACCACATCGCGGACCCGACCGACGGATTCGCCGAACGGGCCTAGCACCAGCATCCTCGCAAGTCGCGCTGCGTAAACCCTGTTGCTCGACGCCATGGTTGAAAGGGTAGGAGTATTTAGGTGACCAACGTGTATCGCCCCCGCCGTACTTGCCTGTCGGTACCTGGCAGCAGCCAGAAGATGATCGACAAGGCCAAGGGCCTGTCCGCAGACGAGGTCTTTCTCGATTTGGAAGACGCTGTCGCTCCAGCGGCAAAAGAGCAGGCCCGGACCCTGGTGGCCCAGGCGCTGACCGCGCGCGACTGGACGGCGCCGCTGCTCGGGGTGCGGGTCAACGACTGGACCACGCCGTGGACCCACGCCGACCTGATCGAGGTGGTCTCGGCGGTCGGTGCCGCCGGTACCCGACTCGATGTGATTGTGCTGCCGAAGGTGTCGGACGCCTCGCATGTGCAGGCACTGGATCTGCTGCTCACCCAGCTGGAGACCATCCACGGGCTGCCGGTAGGGCAGATCGGTATCGACGCCCAGATCGAGGACGCCCGCGGCTTGATGAACATCAACGCCATCGCCGCAGCGCCCCGGGTGCAGGCACTGGTGCTGGGACCGGCCGATCTGATGGCCAGCCTCAACACCCGCACCTTGGAGGTCGGCGAGCAGCCCGAGGGCTATACCGAGGGCGACGCCTACCACCACGTGTTGATGACGATCCTGGTGGCGGCGCGCGCCCACGGGGTCGCTGCGGTCGACGGGCCATACCTGAAAGTGCGTGACGTTGAGGCGTTCCGGCGCGTGGCGGGCCGCTCGGCTGCGCTCGGTTATGACGGCAAATGGGTGTTGCACCCCGACCAGATCGCGGCGGGCAACGAGATCTTCAGCCCGCGTCAATCCGAGTACGACCACGCCGAGCTGATCCTGGAGGCCTACGCGTGGCACACCTCGCACGCCGGGGGAGCCCGCGGTGCGGTGATGCTCGGTGACGAGATGCTCGACGAGGCCAGTCGCAAGATGGCTTTGGTGGTGGCGGGCAAGGGCCGTGCGGCCGGAATGCGCCGGGAGGCACCGCCGTTCACGCCGCCGACTTCGGCCTAGGCCGAGCGCCAGACACTGTGCTGGCCGCGAGTCGGAATCTGACGACGCGACACGCCCATGTTGCGTCGTCACATTCCGACTGGGCGCCGATTTTTCTAGTTTAGGGCGATCATCGCGAGAATGAGCGAGAGCGTCACGGCGACACCGCCTATCGCGGTTCCGGCCACTGCCATGCCGTGGCCGGCCTCGCCGGTCGACTTGATCTGGCTCAATGCCACGCCGCCGAGGATGACACCGGCGACCCCCAGCGGCCAGAACACCAGGCCGAGCAGCGAGACCACCAGGGAACTGACCGCCAAGACGTTGGTCTTCTGCGCCTGACCCGGATTGAAATAGCCGCCCGGATACGGCGTGCCGTAGCCCGGCGCCGGGTAACCGGGGGGATTGCCGTAGCCGGCGGGCGGGTATCCGGGCGGGCCGCCCAGTCCCGGGTACTCGCCCGGGGCGGGAGGGGTGGGCGGCAGATAACCGCCGGGCGGCAGATAGTTGCCGGGCGGAGGGGGCGGCGGGTAACCGCCCGCGCCCGGGTGCGGCGGGGAAATCCCGGCGGGGGGTAGCCGGGTGCCGGCGGGTAGCCCTCGAAGCTCGGCGGGTAAGGCCAGCCGCCCTGGTCGGGCGCGGGCGCACCCGGGTCCGCCCAGGGCTGGTCGGCATTGCCTCGTGGATTCTCGCCAGAATCCCCGCCGTGAGCTGTCATGCTGTTCAACCTAGCCGATGCGCCGCGACCGGCCTGTCGTCCGACAGCCGCTTCCCGGAGCGAGGAGAGAGAAATCCCATGACCAGCCCGTTCCAGCCCGGACAGACTCCCGATCCACTCGGCGCTGCAGGTGCGCCGGGGCGCCGTGATGTGGGCCGGCTGCCGACCCCGCCGAAAGGCTGGCCGATCGGTTCCTACCCCACCTACGCCGAGGCGCAGCGCGCGGTGGACTACCTATCGGACCAGCAGTTCCCGGTGCACCAGGTGACGATCGTCGGCGTCGACCTGATGCAGGTCGAGCGGGTCACCGGCCGGCTCACCTGGCCCAAGGTGCTGGGCGGTGGCGTGCTGACCGGAGCCTGGCTGGGCCTGTTCATCGGCCTGGTGCTGGGCATCTTCAGCGACAACCCGACACAGGCACTGGTGACCGGCCTGATCGCCGGGGTGTTCTTCGGTCTGATCACCTCATCGGTCCCTTACGCGATGGCCCGCGGTACAAGGGATTTCAGTTCAACCATGCAATTGGTCGCGGGCCGCTACGACGTGTTGTGCGACCCGCAGAGCGCCGAGCAGGGCCGGGATCTGTTGGCGAAGCTGACGCTCTGACTCTGCGTTGTTGCGTAGCGCGGTCAGGCGGCCTTACCGTCGTGGCACGAAACGGCAACGGGAGGCGGGTGGCGTGGCGAGTCGGCGCGGTCGCGTACGGCGGCTGGGCGCGGCTGCGCTGACCGCACTGACCGTTGTGTCGGCGGGATCGGCCTGCGGTTCGTCCGGGCCGTCGGCCGGTGTCCCGGTGATCAGCGTCTATACCCCGGCCAACGACACGGCGACGTTCCGGGTGATCGCGGCGCGCTGCACCCAAGCGGCCGGTGGCCGGTACCGGGTACAGCAGTTCAGCCTGCCGCGCGCCGCGGACGACCAGCGCCTGCAACTGGCCCGTCGACTGACCGGCAACGACCGCACCTTGGACGTGATGGGCCTGGATGTGGTGTGGACCGCCGAGTTCGCCGAGGCCGGCTGGGCGTTGCCGCTGTCTGAGGATCCGGCCGGCAAGGCCGAGGCCGACGCCGCAGACGACACGCTGCCGGGCCCGCTCGCGACTGGCCGCTGGCGTGACCGGCTCTATGCCGCACCGCTCGTCACCAACACCCAATTGCTTTGGTACCGAACGGATCTGATGACGTCCGCGCCGTCCACCTGGGACCAGATGATCGCCGAGGCGGCCCGTTTGCACGGTGCGGGCCAGCCCAGCTGGATCGCGGTGCAGGCCAAGCAATACGAGGGTTTGGTGGTCTGGTTCAACACACTGCTGGAAAGCGCTGGGGGAAGGGTCCTCGGCGATGACGGCAAGACGGTCACCCTCACCGACACCGCTGAGCGCCGGGCCGCGACCGTGGCCGCGCTGCGGGTCATGAAGGCGGTGGCGACCGCTCCGGGGGCCGACCCGTCGATCACCCAGACCGACGAGGGCACCGCCCGGCTGGCATTCGAGCAGGGCAAGGCGGCGCTGGAGGTCAACTGGCCCTTCGTGCTGCCGTCCATGCTGGAGAACGCCGTCAAGGGCGGGGTGGGGTTCCTTCCGCTGCAAGGGCGTTCGGATCTGGCCGGCAGTATCGACGGCATCGGCGCCTTTGCGCCCAGCGATGAGCAGTACCGCATCGCCTACGAGGCCAGTCGTGATGTGCTCGGGTATGCGCCGTATCCGGCGGTGTTGCCGGGGCATCCGGCCAAGGTGACTCTCGGTGGATTGAACCTGGCGGTGGCCAAGACCACCCGGCATCGCGGCGAAGCGTTCGAAGCGGTGCGTTGTCTGCGAAACGCGGCGAACCAGAAGTATCTCGCGATCGAGGGTGGGCTGCCCGCGGTGCGCGCCTCGGTATACGCCGACCCGCAGTTCCAGGAGAAATACCCGCAGCACAACGTGATCCGTCAGCAGCTCACCGATGCTGCGGTGCGGCCGGTGACACCGGTGTATCAGGCGGTGTCGACCCGGATATCGGCCACGCTGGCGCCGATCAGCGCCATCGACCCGGAGCGCACCGCCGATGAGCTCACCGTGCAGGTGCAAAAGGCCATCGACGGCAAGGGACTGATCCCGTGACGCGCGCCGGCTCCCGCGCCGATGACGTCCGTTCACAGCGCCGGCTCGCGGTGGCGCTCGTCGCGCCGGCGGTGATCCTGATGCTGGCCGTGACGGCTTATCCGATCGGTTATGCGATCTGGCTGAGCCTGCTGCGCTACAACCTGGCCACCCCGGAGGACACCGCGTTCGTCGGGCTGGCCAACTATCAGACCACCCTGACCGACTCCTATTGGTGGACCGCGTTCGCGGTGACGCTGGGCATCACCGTAGTCTCGGTGGTCTTCGAATTCGTCTTCGGCCTGGCGCTGGCTCTGGTGATGCACCGCAGCCTGTTCGCCAAGGGCATGGTGCGCACGGCGGTGCTGGTGCCCTACGGCATCGTCACTGTTGCGGCCGCCTACAGCTGGTATTACGCCTGGACGCCCGGGACCGGCTACCTGGCCAATCTGTTGCCGACCGGCAGTGCGCCGCTGACCCACCAATTGCCGTCGCTGGGGATCGTGGTGCTGGCCGAGGTGTGGAAGACCACGCCCTTCATGGCGCTGCTGTTGCTGGCGGGGCTGGCACTGGTGCCCGACGAACTGCTCAAGGCCGCCCAGATGGACGGTGCCGGCGCCTGGCGGCGCCTGGTCACCATCATTCTGCCGATGATGAAACCGGCGATACTGGTGGCGTTGCTGTTCCGCACGCTCGACGCATTTCGGATCTTCGACAACATCTACGTGCTCACCAACGGCTCCAACAGCACCGGCTCGGTATCGATCCTGGGCTACGACAACCTGTTCAAGGGATTCAACGTGGGCTTGGGGTCGGCGATCTCGGTGTTGATCTTCATCTGCGTGGCGCTGATCGCGTGGGTGTTCGTCAAGGTGTTCGGTGCCGCGGCACCAGGATCGAGCCAGAAATGACCGAGCTTCGCCGCCGCACCGCGTGGCTGATCATCGACTTGGCCGTGGTGCTCTACGCGCTGGTCCCGGTGTTGTGGATCTTCTCGTTGTCGCTCAAGCCCACATCAACGGTCAAGGACGGCAAGTTGATTCCGTCCACCGTGACCTTGGACAACTACCGCGGCATCTTCGCCGGTGACGTCTTCGGCTCGGCACTGATCAACTCGGTGGGCATCGGTCTGATCACCACGGTGATCGCGGTGGTGATCGGTGCGATGGCCGCCTATGCGGTGGCGCGCCTGGAGTTCGGAGGCAAGCGGCTGTTGGTGGGGGCGGCCCTGTTGATCGCGATGTTCCCCCAGATATCTCTGGTGACACCGATTTTCAACATCGAGCGGGCCACCGGGCTGTTTGACACCTGGTTGGGGCTGATCATTCCCTACATCACCTTCGCGCTGCCGCTGGCGATCTACACCCTCTCGGCGTTCTTCTCCGAGATCCCGTGGGACCTGGAGAAGGCCGCCAAAATGGACGGCGCCACCCCCGGTCAGGCATTCCGTAAGGTGATTGCGCCGCTGGCGGCACCGGGCATCGTCACCGCCGCGATTCTGGTGTTCATCTTCGCCTGGAACGACCTGCTGTTGGCGTTGTCGCTGACGGCGACCAAGGCCTCGGTCACCGCTCCGGTGGCGATCGCCAACTTCACCGGTAGTTCGCAATTCGAGGAGCCGACCGGCTCGATCGCGGCGGGCGCAATGGTGATCACCGTGCCGATCATCGTCTTTGTTCTAATCTTCCAACGACGGATCGTGGCGGGACTGACCTCCGGCGCGGTGAAGGGATAGGCCGATGGCAGAGATCGAACTCCTCCACATCTCCAAGAGCTACCCCGATGGCGCCGTGGCGGTGAAAGATCTGTCGCTGAGCATCGCC
The window above is part of the Mycolicibacter sp. MU0102 genome. Proteins encoded here:
- a CDS encoding lytic transglycosylase domain-containing protein — protein: MPTGGGAPERGSRAARVRRAARSALRPAFGLAFITPLVFAGAVGATPRSPSTSLPLRNAAITPLAASVHTSGRSSGPSVVAVPRSQPNLHVAAGAPAAPPAAVVYAPGTLGIPKTALAAYQNAERQMAVADPECGISWNLLAGIGRIESGHANGGATDARGNVLQPIYGPALDGTLPGNEVIVASSAPGRVVYARALGPMQFLPGTWSRYAADGDGDGRADPQNVYDATLAAARYLCSGGMNLREQSQVLTAILRYNNSMAYAENVMGWAAAYATGVAPVDLPPIVGPAPPIADLHLEHLEHPEGLGPESLSLHGMSRLDHPAESSLIDLGQPSLETQLANLPWLPPWMTSPEQQQQQQLPRPSAACRMICLEPQAVAGPPAPPNGVPPAPFGPPEAPQVAPAPMPAYAVAPAPPDVPGAPPPPAPAGAPQDGPQAVPPA
- a CDS encoding DUF1003 domain-containing protein, translating into MTDRSTSQRLSTPRTSRLPSLNMDPDALGRFTESVARFFGTGRYLAIQTVLVVGWILLNVYAVSLKWDPYPFILLNLAFSTQAAYAAPLILLAQNRQENRDRVSLDEDRRRAAQTKADTEYLARELASLRLAVGEVATRDYLHHELERVRELLESLRPEPDSTASESPQRPS
- a CDS encoding magnesium transporter MgtE N-terminal domain-containing protein; protein product: MASSNRVYAARLARMLVLGPFGESVGRVRDVVVSLSIVRQQPRVLGLVVELPTRRRIFVPILRVASIEPNAVTLNTGTVSLRKFNQRPGEALVLGQVLDTKVRVTDPELPELAGVDVAITDLAIEQSRTRDWLVTRIAVRHSRRLGRRAAVHIVDWHNVQGLTPSALAMPGQGVAQLLQQFEGWRPIEVADAIRELPPKRRYEVINALDNARLADILQELPEERQAVVLGQLGADRAADVLEEMDPDDAADLLGVMNPTEAEALLARMDPDDSDPVRRLLEHSPDTAGGLMTTNPVVLTADTSVAEALARVRDPDLTPALSSLVFVTRAPTATPTGRYLGCVALQRLLRVPPAELIGGFVDSDLPALNPEVSLAELTRYFAAYNLVCGPVLDEQNHLLGAVTVDDVLDHLLPDDWRETPEPDLGPKLAGRPS
- a CDS encoding HpcH/HpaI aldolase/citrate lyase family protein, with product MTNVYRPRRTCLSVPGSSQKMIDKAKGLSADEVFLDLEDAVAPAAKEQARTLVAQALTARDWTAPLLGVRVNDWTTPWTHADLIEVVSAVGAAGTRLDVIVLPKVSDASHVQALDLLLTQLETIHGLPVGQIGIDAQIEDARGLMNINAIAAAPRVQALVLGPADLMASLNTRTLEVGEQPEGYTEGDAYHHVLMTILVAARAHGVAAVDGPYLKVRDVEAFRRVAGRSAALGYDGKWVLHPDQIAAGNEIFSPRQSEYDHAELILEAYAWHTSHAGGARGAVMLGDEMLDEASRKMALVVAGKGRAAGMRREAPPFTPPTSA
- a CDS encoding DUF4190 domain-containing protein — translated: MAVSSLVVSLLGLVFWPLGVAGVILGGVALSQIKSTGEAGHGMAVAGTAIGGVAVTLSLILAMIALN
- a CDS encoding general stress protein; this translates as MTSPFQPGQTPDPLGAAGAPGRRDVGRLPTPPKGWPIGSYPTYAEAQRAVDYLSDQQFPVHQVTIVGVDLMQVERVTGRLTWPKVLGGGVLTGAWLGLFIGLVLGIFSDNPTQALVTGLIAGVFFGLITSSVPYAMARGTRDFSSTMQLVAGRYDVLCDPQSAEQGRDLLAKLTL
- a CDS encoding ABC transporter substrate-binding protein, which codes for MASRRGRVRRLGAAALTALTVVSAGSACGSSGPSAGVPVISVYTPANDTATFRVIAARCTQAAGGRYRVQQFSLPRAADDQRLQLARRLTGNDRTLDVMGLDVVWTAEFAEAGWALPLSEDPAGKAEADAADDTLPGPLATGRWRDRLYAAPLVTNTQLLWYRTDLMTSAPSTWDQMIAEAARLHGAGQPSWIAVQAKQYEGLVVWFNTLLESAGGRVLGDDGKTVTLTDTAERRAATVAALRVMKAVATAPGADPSITQTDEGTARLAFEQGKAALEVNWPFVLPSMLENAVKGGVGFLPLQGRSDLAGSIDGIGAFAPSDEQYRIAYEASRDVLGYAPYPAVLPGHPAKVTLGGLNLAVAKTTRHRGEAFEAVRCLRNAANQKYLAIEGGLPAVRASVYADPQFQEKYPQHNVIRQQLTDAAVRPVTPVYQAVSTRISATLAPISAIDPERTADELTVQVQKAIDGKGLIP
- a CDS encoding carbohydrate ABC transporter permease; its protein translation is MTRAGSRADDVRSQRRLAVALVAPAVILMLAVTAYPIGYAIWLSLLRYNLATPEDTAFVGLANYQTTLTDSYWWTAFAVTLGITVVSVVFEFVFGLALALVMHRSLFAKGMVRTAVLVPYGIVTVAAAYSWYYAWTPGTGYLANLLPTGSAPLTHQLPSLGIVVLAEVWKTTPFMALLLLAGLALVPDELLKAAQMDGAGAWRRLVTIILPMMKPAILVALLFRTLDAFRIFDNIYVLTNGSNSTGSVSILGYDNLFKGFNVGLGSAISVLIFICVALIAWVFVKVFGAAAPGSSQK
- a CDS encoding carbohydrate ABC transporter permease — protein: MTELRRRTAWLIIDLAVVLYALVPVLWIFSLSLKPTSTVKDGKLIPSTVTLDNYRGIFAGDVFGSALINSVGIGLITTVIAVVIGAMAAYAVARLEFGGKRLLVGAALLIAMFPQISLVTPIFNIERATGLFDTWLGLIIPYITFALPLAIYTLSAFFSEIPWDLEKAAKMDGATPGQAFRKVIAPLAAPGIVTAAILVFIFAWNDLLLALSLTATKASVTAPVAIANFTGSSQFEEPTGSIAAGAMVITVPIIVFVLIFQRRIVAGLTSGAVKG